A section of the Sedimentisphaera cyanobacteriorum genome encodes:
- a CDS encoding GxGYxYP domain-containing protein, producing MLKGINRCCVFMLAVLTLFCFVSYAQVEYDRSYSPLKNGGAERQLSGWETEACESKEIPNSGDRCFELDVKAGSRAQMRSDLINIRRSENFCLEYSMKAQDYFNETASLYLIVRSYGSQGENVLSADKRKLRAQNKNWEQGSEKFAAHPGAYFVDVQFSVRGFSEDEAGILLDEIALYREIDYDPLYGEIKPISKGDSLITFPMQRRSKGAVSIAVQSLQGVTARTEGPKIWMDTGDETFLNYLKEQFRISLDRSYENDFPGLLKAMKKYTSGRYVLYDLDYKPSISAANTMAGLKDAAAVDKSLEKTFIEAGYKLAADVSRKDCEWVYNNYREQIRDAAIIVHTNDMRRHPSVFHLKDFAPAVKALNWWHSDEELSRSVYRSMEPVSPVYGWQDGTTSDEGLTVKLHSEEGLFQMPSDWMVNLSVHASTGPAMKNQNFKQKVSRDKPENEKNVHYVTFIMSDMDNILTEIGSNSFFSEEKFYANEHRGEFPMSWGMAPSLVELSPAGVDMWYDAATENDAFVGYCGLGYFYPYHAPYMQTHAQRLTGFLKRADLRTLLLIDRIMPESRLSQDYYDKIKYFTSLDQLRGFFFMEYVKYAPYNGKILWFDGKPMVCARFDFRDEKFYSAVRSTPEEIADSINELPANPNIPEGYTFVTVHAWSRGMDDIRNTIKKLDSDVRVVNAEDFIELIRLNVEH from the coding sequence ATGCTGAAGGGAATAAATCGCTGCTGCGTTTTTATGCTGGCTGTTTTAACACTTTTCTGTTTTGTTTCTTACGCCCAAGTTGAGTACGACCGTTCATACTCTCCACTGAAAAACGGCGGTGCTGAACGCCAGCTTTCCGGCTGGGAAACAGAAGCTTGCGAATCTAAAGAAATCCCAAATAGCGGGGATAGGTGTTTTGAATTAGATGTTAAAGCAGGCAGCCGGGCTCAAATGCGTTCTGATCTGATCAACATAAGAAGATCAGAAAACTTCTGCTTAGAATACAGCATGAAAGCTCAGGACTATTTCAATGAAACAGCATCTCTTTACCTTATCGTTCGCTCCTACGGCTCACAAGGCGAAAATGTGCTTTCTGCGGATAAAAGGAAACTGAGGGCTCAAAACAAAAACTGGGAACAAGGCAGCGAAAAGTTTGCAGCTCATCCCGGGGCATATTTTGTTGATGTGCAGTTTTCAGTTAGAGGCTTTTCAGAGGATGAAGCAGGAATTCTGCTTGATGAGATAGCCCTATACAGGGAAATCGATTACGACCCTCTCTACGGGGAGATTAAACCGATTTCAAAAGGTGATTCACTGATTACCTTTCCGATGCAGAGACGTTCTAAAGGGGCTGTTTCGATAGCGGTTCAGTCTTTGCAGGGTGTTACTGCCCGGACAGAAGGGCCGAAAATATGGATGGATACTGGCGATGAAACCTTTCTTAACTACCTCAAAGAGCAGTTCAGAATAAGCTTAGACCGCTCTTATGAAAATGATTTCCCAGGACTTCTTAAAGCGATGAAGAAATACACCTCGGGAAGGTATGTCCTTTACGACCTTGATTATAAGCCTTCAATTTCAGCTGCTAATACGATGGCGGGGCTCAAAGATGCTGCTGCTGTGGATAAAAGCCTTGAAAAGACTTTCATTGAAGCTGGGTACAAGCTTGCTGCAGATGTAAGCAGAAAGGACTGTGAGTGGGTATATAATAATTACAGAGAGCAGATCAGGGATGCGGCGATAATCGTTCATACAAATGATATGCGGCGTCATCCGAGCGTTTTTCATCTGAAGGATTTCGCTCCGGCTGTGAAGGCTTTGAACTGGTGGCACAGTGATGAAGAGCTTTCCCGCAGCGTGTACAGGAGTATGGAGCCTGTGAGCCCAGTTTACGGCTGGCAGGACGGAACCACCTCGGATGAAGGGCTTACAGTAAAGCTGCATTCTGAGGAAGGGCTCTTCCAAATGCCTTCAGACTGGATGGTCAATCTCTCTGTGCACGCTTCAACCGGCCCGGCTATGAAAAATCAGAATTTCAAGCAGAAGGTTTCCAGAGATAAGCCTGAAAACGAGAAAAACGTTCATTACGTAACTTTCATAATGAGCGATATGGATAATATTCTAACCGAGATCGGTTCAAATTCATTTTTCTCTGAAGAAAAATTCTATGCAAACGAGCATAGAGGCGAGTTCCCGATGAGCTGGGGGATGGCGCCCTCTCTGGTAGAGCTTTCGCCGGCGGGCGTAGATATGTGGTATGATGCAGCAACGGAAAATGATGCATTTGTGGGATACTGCGGGCTCGGGTATTTCTATCCATACCACGCGCCTTATATGCAGACCCATGCACAAAGGCTTACGGGTTTTCTCAAAAGGGCAGACCTCCGCACACTTCTGCTTATAGACAGAATTATGCCGGAAAGCAGGCTGTCTCAAGACTATTACGATAAGATAAAGTATTTCACTTCCTTAGATCAGCTGAGAGGTTTCTTTTTTATGGAATACGTGAAATACGCACCTTACAACGGCAAAATACTCTGGTTCGACGGCAAGCCTATGGTCTGCGCACGCTTCGATTTCAGAGATGAAAAATTTTATTCCGCAGTTCGCTCAACCCCGGAAGAAATTGCAGACAGTATTAACGAACTGCCTGCAAATCCGAATATTCCGGAAGGCTACACGTTTGTAACTGTGCATGCATGGAGCAGAGGCATGGACGATATACGAAATACTATTAAAAAGCTTGATTCAGATGTGCGGGTTGTTAACGCAGAAGATTTCATAGAACTTATCCGGTTGAATGTTGAGCATTGA
- a CDS encoding AMP-binding protein, with translation MNLLNKFLKQTSFKSYEDFRKNYKVIIPDDFNFAYDVVDYYADHSPEKRALVWVDDNDNEKIISFAEMSEYSKRAASYFHSRGIGKADCVLLTLKGRFEFWYCLLGLHRIGAIAVPATHMLKKKDFEYRFDKAQIKMVVSDNDPELINQIDAAHESFKDLVKIKSCLKEAPNQQWENFTEAIEQSSRDFERPEGGMKACGEDAMLVYFSSGTTAYPKMVEHNFNYPLGHIITAKYWQNVIDDGLHYTVADTGWAKCVWGKIYGQWIAGSAVFTHDYKKFNAAKMLKKASEYKVNTFCAPPTIYRFIIKEDMEKYDFSNIKYCVVAGEPLNPEIYNKFLSYTGIKLMEGYGQTETTPLVFTFPETQPKPGSMGKPNPDYDLKLINSEGEECDPGEEGEIVIDTAVHIPAGLFTQYRSEPERTDQSWHNNCYHTGDIAWKDEDGYFWFVGRADDVIKSSGYRIGPFEVESALLEHPAVLECAVTGVPDEIRGTAVKATVVLTKDYKASDELVRELQKHVKDVTAPYKYPRVVKFAESLPKTISGKIRRVQLRKN, from the coding sequence ATGAACCTCTTAAACAAATTTTTAAAGCAAACCAGCTTTAAATCATACGAAGACTTCCGCAAAAACTACAAGGTTATAATACCTGATGATTTCAACTTTGCTTACGATGTAGTTGATTACTATGCAGACCATTCGCCTGAGAAACGGGCGCTGGTGTGGGTGGATGATAATGATAACGAAAAGATAATCAGCTTCGCCGAGATGAGCGAATACAGCAAACGGGCAGCGTCGTATTTCCATTCCAGAGGAATAGGCAAAGCAGACTGCGTACTGCTCACTCTTAAGGGAAGATTTGAATTCTGGTACTGCCTGCTCGGACTGCACAGAATTGGAGCTATTGCAGTTCCCGCTACCCATATGCTGAAGAAAAAAGATTTTGAGTACCGCTTTGATAAGGCGCAGATAAAGATGGTCGTAAGCGATAACGACCCTGAGCTTATAAATCAAATCGATGCGGCGCATGAATCTTTCAAAGATCTGGTTAAAATTAAAAGCTGCCTGAAAGAAGCTCCGAATCAGCAGTGGGAAAATTTCACCGAGGCAATCGAGCAGTCTTCCCGCGATTTTGAACGTCCTGAAGGCGGAATGAAAGCCTGCGGCGAGGACGCTATGCTGGTTTATTTCTCCTCAGGGACCACTGCCTATCCGAAAATGGTTGAACATAATTTCAACTACCCCCTCGGGCATATAATAACTGCAAAATACTGGCAGAATGTGATTGATGACGGGCTTCATTACACAGTAGCCGATACCGGCTGGGCGAAATGCGTATGGGGAAAAATTTACGGCCAGTGGATAGCAGGCAGCGCTGTGTTTACACACGATTACAAAAAATTCAATGCGGCAAAAATGCTGAAAAAGGCATCTGAATACAAAGTTAATACATTCTGCGCACCGCCTACGATCTATCGCTTTATCATAAAGGAAGATATGGAGAAATACGACTTTTCTAACATCAAATACTGCGTGGTAGCGGGTGAGCCACTGAACCCGGAAATCTACAATAAGTTTTTGAGCTACACGGGAATCAAACTTATGGAAGGCTACGGACAGACAGAAACCACCCCCCTTGTCTTTACATTCCCCGAAACTCAGCCCAAGCCCGGCTCTATGGGCAAACCGAATCCAGACTACGACCTTAAGCTGATTAACTCAGAAGGAGAAGAATGTGATCCGGGCGAGGAAGGTGAGATTGTAATCGACACCGCTGTACACATACCTGCCGGCCTCTTTACGCAATACCGTTCCGAGCCGGAAAGAACAGATCAAAGCTGGCATAATAACTGCTACCACACAGGCGATATTGCTTGGAAAGATGAAGACGGATATTTCTGGTTTGTCGGCAGAGCAGATGATGTAATAAAAAGCAGCGGCTATCGGATAGGGCCTTTCGAGGTGGAAAGCGCGTTGTTAGAGCATCCAGCTGTTTTAGAGTGCGCGGTTACGGGCGTGCCCGATGAAATCCGGGGAACAGCGGTTAAGGCTACTGTAGTGCTCACTAAGGATTATAAGGCTTCCGATGAGCTTGTAAGAGAGCTTCAGAAACACGTGAAAGACGTTACTGCTCCATACAAGTACCCCCGCGTTGTGAAATTTGCTGAGAGCCTGCCCAAAACTATCAGCGGAAAAATTCGCAGGGTTCAGCTGCGGAAAAACTAA